The sequence ACGGGGTCGCGCACATCGAGATCGACGCCGAACGCCACCTCGGCCTCGTACGGGCCCTCGGGATCGAGAAGACCCCGACCGTGCTCGTCCTGGACGCGGCGGGCCGGATCGTCCAGCGGGCCGCCGGGATGCCCCGCAAGGCGGACGTGATCGCCGCCCTGGGCGCAGCGGTGTGACGGGCCGTCCGTCGGGCCGTCCGTCGGAACGGGCGGCGCGCGGAACGGTCCGCCCGCTCGGGGTCCCGTACGCCCCCGGGCGCCGGAGTCCGCGCCGCGCGGGCGTCCCGGAGCGCCCGTACGCACCTCCGCACGCAGCGTGACGCACCTGACATCTGGCCTTTCTCGCTTGACTGTGTACATGGGAAATCGCCAGGCTGGCGCCATGCGGTATGAACTCCTGCTCCATGGACGGGTCCACGTGGACCTCGTCCGACACGCGAGCGCGCGCTGTCCGGGTCACTGAAGGCCCGACCCGTGATCCCACCAGTGCCCGCGTTCCCCGTGGCAGAAGGAAGCCCCCTCATGACCGCCCCGACGGCCCAGTACTCCCGATCCAGCGTCGGCCGGCCCGGCACGCCCGAACTGCTGCGCTCCGTGTTCCGCCGGCACGCCGCCGGGGTCGCGGTGATCACCGCCGCGGACGGCGGCCGGCCGGTGGGCTTCACCGCCACCTCGCTCAACTCGGTCTCCGCGGACCCTCCGATGCTGTCCTTCACCATCGGGACCGGGTCCTCCAGCTGGCCCGCGATCCGTGATTCCGAGTACCTCGGCGTCCACATACTCGGCGAGCACCAGCAGGAGCTGGCGGGCCTGTTCGCCCGCAGCGGCGCCGACCGCTTCGGCCCGGCCACCGGCTGGAGCGCCGGCCCCCACGGGGTCCCGGTGCTGGACGGCGTACTGGCGTGGCTGGTGTGCCGGGCGGTGGCGCGGGTGCCCGCGGGTGAGCACCGGGTGATCATCGGTGAGGCCGTCGCGGGGGATCCCGCGGGGGAGGGCCGGCCCCTGCTGTACCACCAGGGGCGCTTCAACGCGTTGCGCGACTGAATCGTGCCTGCTGGGGCGGGTTCGTCCGGCGTTGGCAAGGTCACAGTTCACCGGCCTTGCACCTGGGTGGGACCCACTGTGTACTGACGAGTAACATTCCCTTCGGAGCGCGGGCCGCCCCGACCGGGATCCGCCCGACAAGGCGCCTATGCTGCCTGCACAAGGCGGTACCAGAAATGACGATGCGGTAGGAGAGCCGGCGTGAGCCTGAGGATCGTTGTCTGTGTGAAGTACGTGCCCGACGCCACCGGCGAC comes from Streptomyces sp. NBC_01408 and encodes:
- a CDS encoding thioredoxin family protein — encoded protein: MTTQTGAPVPGQADGQVRLGAAELGAEPGERASLVQFSSAFCQPCRATRRILAEVAAMVDGVAHIEIDAERHLGLVRALGIEKTPTVLVLDAAGRIVQRAAGMPRKADVIAALGAAV
- a CDS encoding flavin reductase family protein encodes the protein MTAPTAQYSRSSVGRPGTPELLRSVFRRHAAGVAVITAADGGRPVGFTATSLNSVSADPPMLSFTIGTGSSSWPAIRDSEYLGVHILGEHQQELAGLFARSGADRFGPATGWSAGPHGVPVLDGVLAWLVCRAVARVPAGEHRVIIGEAVAGDPAGEGRPLLYHQGRFNALRD